The Chthonomonadales bacterium genome window below encodes:
- a CDS encoding MFS transporter has translation MGQTEGPGGETGPGDQPYLEEPIGGLPFVLRALRYHNYRLYFAGQSVSLIGTWMTRIATSWLVYRLTHSALLLGTVGFAGQLPAFLLGPVAGVVVDRVDRHRLLVVTQTLAMAQSLALGVLTLSGHIALWHIIVLSVFQGLINAFDMPGRQAFVLQMVERREDLGNAIALNSSMVNGARLIGPSLGGVIIAAVGEGWCFVLDGMSYLAVIASLLLMRLATGGASAVKDRPHALHQLVEGWRYVSGFAPIRSILLLLALVSLVGMPYTVLMPVFATRILHGGPSTLGLLMAATGVGALMGALYLAGRRSVLGLGRVIPTAAALFGVGLVAFGLSRVLWLSILLLVVTGFGFMVQMASSNTLLQTFVEEDKRGRVMSFYAMAFMGTAPFGSLLAGVAASRIGAPLTLVLGGLGCVLAATAFAWRLPALRQALRPVYVRIGILPQPPDEA, from the coding sequence ATGGGCCAAACCGAGGGGCCGGGCGGCGAAACGGGTCCTGGCGATCAGCCCTACCTCGAGGAGCCCATCGGCGGACTGCCGTTCGTGCTCCGGGCGCTGCGATATCACAACTACCGGCTGTACTTCGCCGGTCAGAGCGTGTCGCTCATCGGCACGTGGATGACCCGCATCGCCACGAGTTGGCTGGTCTATCGCCTCACGCACTCCGCCCTGCTGCTCGGGACCGTCGGGTTCGCCGGGCAGCTTCCCGCGTTCCTTCTGGGGCCCGTCGCCGGAGTGGTCGTGGACCGCGTGGACCGGCACCGCCTCCTCGTCGTGACGCAGACGCTCGCCATGGCGCAGTCGCTGGCGCTCGGCGTGCTCACGCTCTCCGGCCATATCGCCCTCTGGCACATCATCGTTCTGAGCGTCTTCCAGGGACTCATCAACGCCTTCGACATGCCGGGCCGGCAGGCGTTCGTGCTGCAGATGGTGGAGCGCCGAGAGGACCTCGGCAACGCGATCGCCTTGAACTCCTCGATGGTCAACGGCGCGAGGCTCATCGGGCCATCCCTCGGCGGCGTGATCATCGCTGCCGTCGGCGAGGGATGGTGCTTCGTCCTGGATGGCATGAGCTATCTGGCGGTGATCGCATCGCTGCTGCTGATGAGACTGGCGACGGGAGGGGCATCGGCGGTCAAGGATCGCCCGCATGCGCTGCACCAGCTCGTCGAGGGGTGGCGGTACGTCTCGGGTTTCGCCCCGATCCGCAGCATCCTGCTTCTCCTGGCGCTCGTCAGCCTGGTTGGCATGCCCTACACCGTGCTGATGCCGGTCTTCGCCACACGCATCCTGCACGGCGGCCCGAGCACGCTCGGCCTGCTCATGGCCGCCACCGGTGTCGGCGCCCTGATGGGCGCTCTCTACCTCGCGGGGCGGCGATCGGTGCTCGGCCTTGGGCGCGTCATTCCGACCGCCGCAGCCCTGTTCGGCGTCGGGCTCGTCGCCTTCGGCCTTTCCCGCGTCCTGTGGCTTTCGATCCTGCTGCTCGTGGTGACGGGCTTCGGCTTCATGGTTCAGATGGCCTCCAGCAACACGCTGCTGCAGACCTTCGTGGAGGAGGACAAGCGCGGGCGGGTGATGAGCTTCTATGCGATGGCCTTCATGGGCACCGCGCCGTTCGGGAGCCTCCTGGCCGGCGTAGCAGCCAGCCGCATCGGCGCGCCGCTCACGCTCGTCCTCGGCGGGCTTGGATGCGTGCTCGCCGCGACCGCGTTCGCATGGCGCTTGCCGGCGCTGCGGCAGGCCCTGCGCCCGGTGTACGTGCGCATCGGCATCCTGCCGCAGCCGCCGGACGAGGCCTGA
- a CDS encoding serine hydrolase has protein sequence MPPEKPGTTRRTVIKGLAFGAAACAVGPTAAGAEPAPTRRLRRVGAEAAGIEPTAVLAFIEAVERSVGGLHGFMLLRHGQVAAEGWWDPYAPAYPHMLFSLSKSFTSTAVGLAVAEGRLTVDDPVLAFFPAEAPAERSEHLRAMRVRHLLSMSTGHEKDATGSTVSAPDGDWARSFLALPVEREPGSLFVYNSAATYMLSAIVQRVTGQSVLAYLTPRLFAPLGVAGATWESCPRGVNTGGWGLSITTEAIARFGQLYLQRGRWEGKQLVPESWIEEATAKHIANGTGDASDWTQGYGYQFWRCRHGGYRGDGAFGQYCVVMPAQDAVLAITSGVADMQAVLNATWDHLLPAMRPGRVSDPRGASALKARLASLSVAAPDGARTSATAADVSGATYRFDANEEKIEGVTLTFEDGRSRVTLRDARGDHAVEAPHGSWAKATATDAPGEPPTRVAARGAWSGGDTYTLTVCFLETPFVETTRFAFAGDRLTMTRRTNVGFGPTERPTLVGYRA, from the coding sequence TTGCCACCCGAGAAGCCAGGCACCACCCGTCGAACCGTCATCAAGGGCCTTGCCTTCGGCGCCGCCGCCTGCGCGGTGGGGCCGACCGCCGCCGGAGCGGAGCCAGCGCCCACGCGCCGGCTCCGGCGCGTGGGCGCCGAGGCCGCCGGCATCGAGCCGACGGCCGTTCTGGCGTTCATCGAGGCCGTGGAGCGCTCCGTCGGCGGCCTGCACGGCTTCATGCTACTACGCCACGGCCAGGTCGCGGCCGAGGGTTGGTGGGACCCCTACGCGCCCGCGTACCCGCACATGCTCTTCTCGCTGAGCAAGAGCTTTACGTCGACCGCCGTCGGGCTCGCCGTGGCGGAGGGGCGCCTCACCGTCGACGACCCCGTGCTGGCCTTCTTCCCCGCCGAGGCTCCGGCCGAGCGGAGCGAGCACCTCCGGGCGATGCGAGTGCGACACCTGCTGAGCATGTCCACCGGTCACGAGAAGGACGCGACGGGCTCCACGGTGAGCGCGCCCGATGGCGACTGGGCGCGGAGCTTCCTTGCGCTGCCCGTCGAGCGCGAGCCGGGTAGCCTGTTCGTCTACAACAGCGCGGCCACCTACATGCTCTCGGCCATCGTGCAGAGGGTGACCGGCCAGTCCGTTCTGGCGTACCTCACCCCGCGCCTCTTCGCGCCGCTGGGAGTCGCCGGCGCGACCTGGGAGAGCTGCCCGCGTGGCGTGAACACCGGAGGGTGGGGCCTCAGCATCACGACGGAGGCCATCGCGCGCTTCGGGCAACTCTACCTCCAGCGCGGGCGCTGGGAGGGCAAGCAGCTCGTGCCGGAGTCGTGGATCGAGGAGGCGACGGCGAAGCACATCGCGAACGGGACCGGCGACGCGAGCGACTGGACCCAGGGCTACGGCTACCAGTTCTGGCGCTGCCGCCACGGCGGGTACCGCGGGGACGGGGCCTTTGGCCAGTACTGCGTGGTGATGCCAGCGCAGGACGCCGTGCTCGCGATCACCAGCGGGGTGGCCGACATGCAGGCGGTGCTCAACGCGACATGGGACCACCTGCTGCCCGCGATGCGGCCGGGCAGGGTGTCGGATCCCCGCGGCGCGTCGGCGCTCAAGGCGCGCCTGGCCTCGCTGAGCGTGGCGGCGCCCGATGGAGCGCGCACCTCGGCTACGGCGGCCGACGTGTCGGGAGCGACCTACCGCTTCGACGCTAACGAGGAGAAGATCGAGGGGGTGACGCTCACTTTCGAGGACGGACGCAGTCGGGTGACTCTGCGCGACGCACGAGGAGACCACGCCGTCGAGGCACCCCACGGCTCCTGGGCCAAAGCCACGGCGACGGACGCCCCGGGCGAGCCGCCCACGCGCGTTGCCGCGCGCGGGGCATGGTCTGGTGGCGATACCTACACCCTGACCGTCTGTTTCCTTGAGACCCCGTTCGTCGAGACCACGAGGTTCGCGTTCGCCGGGGATCGGCTGACCATGACTCGCCGCACGAACGTCGGGTTTGGTCCCACGGAGCGCCCCACGCTGGTCGGCTATCGCGCGTAG
- a CDS encoding zinc-binding alcohol dehydrogenase: MKARQVVFTAPMRVEVEDREVPAPGAGEVLVRTTTTLISTGTELTILRGGHAPGSNWEAVGRFPWQAGYCNVGVVEQVGLDARRLKPGDRVASEGPHASIYTMAEDALRPVPGGLPDEEAVFATIAEIVMHGVRRAAITLGESAVVCGLGLLGQLTVTFARFAGAWPVIGVDVEPSRCQAALAGGASAVAHPDTAAEAISRATDGLMADVVFEVTGNPAAIPRQIAWLRRLGRQVILSSPRGPTTMDFHDLVNARGTVIIGAHNFTHASVPNEHNRWTRHSDARLYLALAAAGLVTHSRLITDRFPAERAPEAYARLAECPDRSLAVALDWNT, encoded by the coding sequence ATGAAAGCCCGGCAGGTCGTGTTCACGGCACCGATGCGCGTGGAGGTGGAGGATCGCGAGGTCCCCGCGCCGGGTGCGGGCGAGGTCCTGGTGCGGACGACGACGACGCTGATCAGCACGGGCACCGAGTTGACCATCCTGCGCGGGGGCCATGCGCCGGGAAGCAATTGGGAGGCCGTCGGGCGGTTTCCTTGGCAGGCCGGCTACTGCAACGTCGGCGTCGTGGAGCAGGTCGGTCTCGACGCGCGGCGGCTGAAGCCGGGCGACCGCGTGGCGTCCGAGGGACCGCACGCCTCGATCTACACCATGGCCGAGGACGCGCTGCGGCCGGTGCCGGGCGGCCTGCCGGACGAGGAGGCCGTGTTCGCCACCATCGCCGAGATCGTGATGCACGGAGTGCGCCGCGCCGCGATCACGCTCGGCGAGAGTGCCGTGGTGTGCGGCCTGGGGCTGCTCGGGCAGCTTACGGTAACGTTCGCGCGGTTTGCGGGCGCCTGGCCGGTCATCGGCGTCGACGTCGAACCCTCGCGATGCCAAGCCGCCCTTGCTGGTGGCGCGTCGGCTGTGGCGCACCCGGACACCGCCGCCGAGGCGATCTCGCGGGCGACAGATGGGCTTATGGCCGATGTCGTGTTCGAGGTGACCGGCAACCCGGCGGCTATCCCGCGGCAGATCGCCTGGCTGCGAAGGCTCGGCCGTCAGGTGATCCTGAGCAGCCCGCGCGGGCCGACGACGATGGACTTCCACGACCTGGTCAACGCGCGGGGTACCGTGATCATCGGGGCGCACAACTTCACGCACGCCAGCGTGCCCAATGAGCACAACCGATGGACGCGCCACAGCGACGCCCGCCTCTACCTGGCGCTCGCCGCGGCGGGGTTGGTCACGCATTCGCGGCTGATCACGGACCGGTTCCCGGCCGAGCGTGCGCCCGAGGCATACGCGCGCCTGGCCGAGTGTCCGGACCGCTCGCTCGCCGTGGCGCTCGACTGGAACACATGA
- a CDS encoding glutamine--tRNA ligase/YqeY domain fusion protein, which translates to MSEARHNTAGSMAGAGHRDAQSDFIREAIREDLRNGRFDRVHTRFPPEPNAYLHIGHAKAVWIDYGIALEFGGQFNLRFDDTNPVREDQEFVDAIIEDVRWLGADWGDRLCFASDYFERMYDWAVDLIHRGKAYVCDLSAEEVSAARGTLTAPGADSPYRDRAIPENLELFARMRAGEFPDGARTLRARIDMSSPNMILRDPIMYRIVHAEHHRQGRRWCIYPTYDWAHGLEDSIEGITHSLCSQEYEIHRPLYDWFLEELGIYHPRQIEFARLNLAYTVMSKRRFIDLVSQGCVSGYDDPRLPTLAGLRRRGYTPEAIRAFCHRIGVSKNDAMVDPGVLEDCVREDLNRRAPRAMAVLDPLKVVLINYPEGTAEEVDVVNNPEDPDAGTRRVPFARELYIERDDFRQEPPPRFYRLAPGREVRLRNAYFITCVEAITDASGTVTELRCTYDPLTRGGGSPDGRKVKATLHWVAAPTAVTAEFRLYDHLFVKPDPDDVEPGQDYLANLNPDSLRVVRGLVEPGIASAPAGTRYQFERLGYFCADTDTAPGIPVFNRTVTLRDSWARAQRAERPGT; encoded by the coding sequence ATGAGCGAGGCGCGGCACAACACAGCGGGGTCCATGGCGGGCGCGGGGCATCGCGACGCGCAGAGCGACTTCATCCGTGAGGCGATCCGGGAGGACCTGCGCAACGGCCGGTTCGACCGCGTACACACGCGCTTCCCCCCTGAGCCCAACGCGTACCTTCACATCGGGCACGCCAAGGCCGTCTGGATCGACTACGGGATCGCGCTCGAGTTCGGTGGCCAGTTCAACCTCCGCTTCGACGACACCAATCCCGTGCGCGAGGATCAGGAATTCGTCGACGCTATTATCGAGGACGTGCGATGGCTCGGCGCGGACTGGGGCGATCGCCTTTGCTTCGCGTCGGACTACTTCGAGCGCATGTACGACTGGGCGGTCGATCTGATCCACAGGGGAAAGGCGTACGTGTGCGACCTGTCCGCGGAGGAGGTCAGCGCCGCGCGCGGCACCCTGACGGCGCCGGGCGCCGACAGCCCCTACCGGGACCGCGCCATCCCGGAGAACCTGGAGCTGTTCGCCCGGATGCGCGCAGGCGAGTTCCCGGACGGCGCCCGAACGCTGCGCGCGCGGATCGACATGTCCTCGCCGAACATGATCCTGCGCGACCCCATAATGTACCGGATCGTTCACGCAGAGCATCATCGGCAGGGCCGCCGGTGGTGCATCTACCCGACGTATGACTGGGCGCACGGACTGGAGGACTCCATCGAGGGGATCACGCATTCGCTCTGCTCGCAGGAATACGAGATTCACCGCCCCCTGTACGACTGGTTCCTGGAAGAGCTGGGGATCTACCATCCGCGCCAGATCGAGTTCGCGCGCCTGAACCTCGCCTACACCGTGATGAGCAAGCGCCGCTTCATCGACCTGGTGAGCCAGGGTTGCGTGAGCGGGTACGATGATCCGCGCCTGCCCACGCTCGCCGGTCTCCGTCGCCGCGGCTACACGCCCGAGGCGATCCGCGCGTTCTGCCATCGCATTGGCGTCTCGAAGAACGATGCCATGGTGGACCCGGGGGTTCTGGAGGACTGCGTGCGAGAGGACCTCAACCGGCGGGCGCCACGCGCCATGGCGGTGCTCGACCCGCTGAAGGTCGTGCTCATCAACTACCCCGAGGGCACAGCCGAGGAGGTGGACGTCGTCAACAACCCGGAGGACCCGGATGCGGGAACGCGACGCGTGCCGTTCGCGCGCGAACTCTACATCGAACGCGACGACTTCCGGCAGGAGCCGCCGCCGAGGTTCTACCGTCTGGCGCCCGGACGCGAGGTGCGGTTGCGCAACGCCTACTTCATCACGTGCGTGGAGGCCATCACAGACGCGAGCGGAACGGTGACGGAGTTGCGCTGCACCTACGATCCTCTGACGCGCGGCGGCGGTTCCCCGGACGGACGCAAGGTCAAGGCGACCCTGCATTGGGTCGCGGCGCCGACGGCGGTGACCGCCGAGTTCCGCCTCTATGACCACCTATTCGTGAAGCCCGATCCGGACGACGTGGAGCCGGGGCAGGATTACCTCGCCAACCTCAACCCCGATTCGCTGCGCGTGGTGCGCGGCCTGGTCGAGCCCGGGATCGCGAGCGCGCCAGCCGGAACGCGCTACCAGTTCGAGCGGCTAGGCTACTTCTGCGCGGACACCGACACGGCGCCCGGCATACCGGTGTTCAACCGCACGGTGACGCTGCGCGATTCGTGGGCGCGTGCTCAGAGGGCGGAGCGGCCGGGCACGTGA
- a CDS encoding Gfo/Idh/MocA family oxidoreductase, which yields MTPKEDTRSSRREFLKAAGGVVAASSLSGAALPSAHAAGSDMIRVAIVGCGGRGGGAVMNAMATKGGPIKLVAMADAYEDRLRGSYGDLSQHLGAQMDVPPERRFVGFDAYRKAMDCLKPGDVVILTTPPAFRWVHFGHAIEKRLNVFMEKPVTVDGPTSVRMLKLADQSVASNLKVGVGLMSRHARGLQELHDRIRGGELGEVVLMRGYRMQGPIGYFASGPKPSDISDLDYQIRRFHSFLWASGGGYSDFNIHIIDHLCWMKDAWPVQAQALGGRHYRVTPEGAPAIDQNLDTYSVEYSFADGSRFFYDGRCMTGTVGIYSSAVHGTKGMAVASRGGDCGGPSAIYRGDQNADPSKVAWQSTDRSNPYQNEWDELMQAIRADKPYNEAKRGVEASLVTSMGRMAAHTGQIITYDAMLNCPHEFAPGLDKLTSETPAPLQPGPDGRYPVPEPGIKPDREF from the coding sequence ATGACCCCGAAAGAAGACACACGCAGCTCACGCAGGGAGTTCCTGAAAGCCGCCGGCGGCGTCGTCGCGGCCTCGTCCCTCTCTGGCGCGGCGCTCCCGAGCGCGCATGCGGCCGGCAGCGACATGATTCGCGTCGCGATCGTCGGATGCGGCGGGCGCGGCGGCGGCGCGGTGATGAACGCGATGGCCACGAAGGGCGGCCCCATCAAGCTGGTGGCCATGGCGGATGCTTACGAGGATCGGCTGAGGGGCTCGTACGGTGATCTGAGCCAGCATCTCGGCGCGCAGATGGACGTGCCGCCGGAGCGGCGCTTCGTCGGTTTCGACGCGTACCGCAAGGCGATGGACTGCCTGAAGCCGGGCGACGTCGTCATCCTGACGACTCCTCCGGCGTTTCGGTGGGTCCACTTCGGCCACGCCATCGAGAAGCGCCTGAACGTCTTCATGGAGAAGCCCGTGACGGTCGACGGTCCAACCAGCGTACGGATGCTGAAGCTGGCGGACCAGTCCGTGGCGAGCAACCTGAAGGTGGGTGTCGGCCTCATGTCGCGCCATGCCCGCGGTCTGCAGGAGCTGCATGACCGGATCCGCGGCGGCGAGCTCGGCGAGGTCGTCCTGATGCGCGGGTACCGGATGCAGGGCCCGATCGGCTACTTCGCCTCCGGCCCGAAGCCCTCGGACATCAGCGACCTGGACTACCAGATACGGCGCTTTCACAGCTTTCTGTGGGCCAGCGGCGGCGGCTACAGCGACTTCAACATCCACATCATCGACCACCTCTGCTGGATGAAGGATGCGTGGCCGGTGCAGGCCCAGGCGCTGGGCGGTCGCCACTACCGCGTGACGCCAGAGGGCGCGCCGGCCATCGATCAGAACCTCGACACCTACTCGGTGGAGTACAGCTTCGCGGACGGAAGCAGGTTCTTCTATGACGGGCGCTGCATGACCGGGACCGTCGGCATCTACTCGAGCGCCGTCCACGGCACGAAGGGGATGGCCGTCGCCTCCCGCGGCGGCGACTGCGGCGGGCCCTCGGCCATCTACCGCGGGGACCAGAACGCCGACCCCTCGAAGGTGGCCTGGCAGTCGACCGACCGCTCGAACCCCTACCAGAACGAGTGGGACGAGCTAATGCAGGCGATCCGGGCGGACAAGCCCTACAACGAGGCGAAGCGAGGCGTGGAAGCGAGCCTGGTGACGAGCATGGGCCGCATGGCCGCGCACACGGGGCAGATCATCACCTACGACGCGATGCTCAACTGCCCGCACGAGTTCGCGCCCGGCCTGGACAAACTGACCAGCGAGACCCCGGCGCCGCTGCAGCCCGGCCCCGATGGCCGGTACCCCGTTCCGGAGCCCGGCATCAAGCCCGACCGCGAGTTCTAG
- a CDS encoding peptidyl-prolyl cis-trans isomerase yields MRNALPTVLASLGLAVGARPAAAQPATVATVNGEPITMGQWVGRMQRLRAQDFLASANPVRFKPALGGQVALEALINERLLLQYAAKTSLLPSDAEISAAMANLTKQPAIAQALERKLVTEEQLKADLTAQQALYNVATINQRVTADEVKAFYDKHPDLFGHPERVQLSGIRVRSKQAAGRAMEALKAGTPFATVAAQQSDDASTRGKGGDLGYWAPNDPGLAQPVRDAIAKLKLGEHTEPIELGSGETKAYLIVRLVGRQEAMMQPFEQVRPQAERLALLERAGGAGAANQKIEGFKATSTITVTLPGYEGLSVKPS; encoded by the coding sequence ATGCGCAATGCTCTGCCCACCGTGCTCGCTTCGCTCGGCCTCGCCGTCGGCGCCCGCCCGGCGGCGGCGCAGCCGGCGACCGTCGCGACCGTCAATGGCGAGCCGATCACCATGGGCCAGTGGGTCGGCCGTATGCAGCGCCTGCGCGCCCAGGACTTCCTGGCCTCCGCCAACCCCGTGCGCTTCAAGCCGGCGCTCGGCGGACAGGTGGCGCTGGAGGCGCTCATCAACGAGAGGCTCCTGCTGCAGTACGCCGCGAAGACCAGCCTGCTCCCATCGGATGCCGAGATCTCCGCGGCGATGGCCAACCTGACCAAGCAGCCCGCGATCGCGCAGGCGCTGGAGAGGAAGCTCGTCACGGAGGAGCAGCTCAAGGCCGATCTGACGGCCCAGCAGGCGCTCTACAACGTGGCGACCATCAACCAGCGCGTGACGGCAGATGAGGTGAAGGCGTTCTACGACAAGCATCCCGACCTGTTCGGTCATCCGGAGCGCGTACAGCTCTCCGGCATCCGGGTGCGAAGCAAGCAGGCCGCGGGTAGGGCGATGGAGGCGCTCAAGGCGGGCACCCCGTTCGCCACGGTGGCCGCGCAGCAGTCCGATGACGCATCAACGCGCGGCAAGGGGGGCGACCTGGGGTACTGGGCGCCGAACGACCCCGGCCTCGCGCAGCCCGTTCGCGACGCCATCGCGAAGCTGAAGCTAGGGGAGCACACCGAGCCGATCGAGCTGGGGAGCGGCGAGACGAAGGCCTACCTGATCGTGCGGCTGGTCGGGCGGCAGGAGGCCATGATGCAGCCCTTCGAGCAGGTCCGGCCCCAGGCCGAGCGGCTCGCGCTGCTGGAGCGGGCCGGGGGCGCGGGCGCCGCCAACCAGAAGATCGAGGGGTTCAAGGCGACCTCCACGATCACCGTCACCCTTCCTGGCTACGAGGGCCTGTCGGTCAAGCCATCCTAG